A genome region from Yoonia vestfoldensis includes the following:
- a CDS encoding HupE/UreJ family protein has protein sequence MKKLLTIAGLSLAASPALAHHPLGGLPMETFTHGLLSGVGHPVLGFDHLFFVAAMGIAATFTANRLLTPAAYIGAMLAGCGLMYAGIALPLAETVIVLSLLVIGGIVLSGKTLSTTNALLVFATFGLFHGSAFGGSIAGQEGGVGGAVLVGYLIGLGAIQYLIAIGAGWATRKLGAVDASAMTARLGGAMVAGVGLFLALEIIEGPIVSAITG, from the coding sequence ATGAAAAAACTTCTGACCATCGCAGGCCTCAGCCTTGCGGCATCGCCAGCCCTTGCGCATCACCCGCTGGGTGGCTTGCCAATGGAAACCTTCACCCATGGGCTGCTGTCGGGCGTCGGCCATCCGGTGCTGGGCTTTGACCATTTGTTCTTTGTCGCGGCGATGGGCATCGCTGCAACCTTTACCGCCAACCGTCTGCTGACGCCTGCCGCCTATATCGGCGCGATGCTGGCGGGCTGTGGCCTGATGTATGCGGGGATCGCCCTGCCGCTCGCTGAAACCGTGATCGTGCTGTCGCTTCTGGTCATCGGCGGGATCGTCCTGTCGGGCAAAACCCTGTCGACGACAAATGCGCTGCTGGTCTTCGCGACATTCGGCCTGTTCCACGGCTCTGCCTTCGGCGGGTCGATTGCCGGACAAGAAGGCGGCGTCGGCGGCGCTGTGCTGGTCGGCTATCTGATCGGGCTGGGCGCGATCCAATATCTGATCGCCATCGGCGCAGGCTGGGCCACGCGCAAACTGGGCGCGGTCGACGCCAGCGCGATGACCGCCCGTCTGGGTGGCGCGATGGTCGCAGGCGTCGGCCTGTTCCTTGCGCTGGAAATCATCGAAGGGCCGATCGTCTCTGCGATCACCGGCTAA
- the cbiB gene encoding adenosylcobinamide-phosphate synthase CbiB, which produces MTLFLGMILDALFGEPKWLWSRYPHPAVLMGRLIGWCDLRFNAGPDRKAKGSAVLAGLVIGAGLLGLVLDALPGKIIDILVIAMLLAQKSLADHVRAVGDALRLSLGDGKRAVAMIVGRDTRGMDRPAVARSAIESAAENLSDGVIAPAFWFLIAGLPGLLIYKIVNTADSMIGYRTPRHADFGWAAARFDDLLNLIPARLTAALIWAVTHRPDPRGILAEAPLHRSPNAGWPEAAMAHGLDIALSGPRSYDGQLRDYPFVNAGGEHDLTPDDIDRAVTILWKTWAVMLVLALITAA; this is translated from the coding sequence GTGACCCTGTTTCTTGGCATGATCCTGGATGCGTTGTTTGGAGAGCCGAAATGGCTCTGGTCGCGCTATCCCCATCCGGCTGTTTTGATGGGGCGGCTGATCGGCTGGTGTGACCTGCGTTTCAACGCAGGCCCCGACCGCAAGGCCAAAGGCAGCGCGGTGCTGGCGGGGCTGGTCATCGGCGCGGGGCTGCTGGGGCTGGTCCTTGACGCGCTGCCCGGCAAGATCATCGACATTCTGGTCATCGCCATGCTGCTGGCGCAAAAATCGCTGGCCGATCATGTCCGTGCGGTCGGCGATGCTTTGCGGCTGTCGCTGGGCGATGGCAAACGCGCGGTGGCGATGATCGTGGGGCGGGACACGCGCGGCATGGACCGGCCCGCCGTCGCCCGTTCGGCCATCGAAAGTGCGGCGGAAAACCTCTCTGACGGGGTGATCGCGCCGGCCTTTTGGTTCCTGATCGCCGGGCTGCCGGGGCTGTTGATCTACAAGATCGTCAATACCGCCGACAGCATGATCGGCTACCGCACACCGCGCCACGCCGATTTCGGCTGGGCGGCGGCGCGGTTCGACGACCTGCTCAACCTGATCCCCGCGCGGCTGACGGCTGCTCTGATCTGGGCCGTCACACACCGCCCCGACCCGCGCGGTATCCTGGCCGAGGCGCCGCTGCACCGCTCGCCCAATGCCGGCTGGCCAGAGGCCGCCATGGCGCATGGGCTGGATATCGCGCTCAGCGGGCCGCGTAGCTATGACGGGCAGCTGCGCGATTATCCTTTCGTCAACGCAGGCGGTGAACACGACCTGACCCCCGATGACATCGACCGCGCTGTCACCATCTTGTGGAAAACATGGGCGGTGATGCTGGTCCTGGCGCTGATCACCGCCGCCTGA
- a CDS encoding lytic murein transglycosylase: protein MRLALATALTLLTGAATAQTCGGDVNSFIAGVKAEAVATGIPAVTADAFFAGAQIDDAVLRADRAQGVFQQDFIQFSRNLISQNRIDNGARNSQRFDATFRQIENRFGIPRGVLLAFWAFETDYGAVQGNFNTRNALLTLAHDCRRPELFRPQLIAGIELYRGGGMDPATTLGAWAGEIGQLQKLPREIVEKGMDGDGDGVVDLKNSAPDALMTGANVLSSLGWRPNEPWMQEIVVPANLDWSQTGLTKKRPVSDWAAMGVTARQGGLGPANLPAAILLPMGRNGPAFMTYPNFDVYFDWNRSFVYVTTAAYFATRLSGAPVYDAGNPSPALTGDQMRLLQQRLTARGHDVGGIDGILGAMTRNAVQAEQVRLGLPADAWPTLDLLNRL from the coding sequence ATGCGCCTTGCCCTTGCCACCGCCCTGACCCTGTTGACAGGGGCCGCAACAGCCCAGACCTGCGGCGGCGATGTCAACAGCTTCATCGCAGGCGTCAAAGCCGAGGCCGTGGCGACAGGCATCCCCGCCGTCACCGCGGATGCGTTTTTCGCAGGCGCGCAGATTGACGATGCCGTGCTGCGCGCCGACCGCGCGCAAGGCGTGTTCCAACAGGATTTCATCCAGTTCTCGCGCAATCTGATCAGCCAGAACCGGATCGATAACGGCGCGCGCAACAGCCAGCGGTTCGATGCAACCTTCCGCCAGATCGAAAACCGCTTTGGCATCCCGCGCGGCGTGCTGCTGGCCTTCTGGGCCTTCGAGACCGATTACGGCGCGGTGCAGGGCAACTTCAACACCCGCAACGCCCTACTGACGCTGGCGCATGATTGCCGCCGGCCAGAGCTGTTCCGCCCGCAACTGATCGCCGGGATCGAACTTTACCGGGGCGGGGGCATGGACCCTGCAACCACTTTGGGCGCTTGGGCCGGTGAAATCGGCCAGCTGCAGAAACTCCCGCGCGAGATTGTCGAAAAAGGCATGGATGGCGACGGGGACGGCGTGGTCGACCTGAAAAACTCCGCCCCTGACGCGCTGATGACCGGCGCGAATGTGCTGTCCTCGCTCGGCTGGCGGCCAAATGAACCATGGATGCAGGAAATCGTGGTGCCCGCCAATCTGGACTGGTCACAGACCGGCCTGACGAAAAAACGCCCGGTCAGCGACTGGGCCGCCATGGGCGTGACCGCACGCCAAGGCGGGCTTGGCCCCGCCAACCTGCCTGCGGCGATCCTGCTGCCGATGGGGCGCAACGGACCGGCCTTCATGACCTATCCCAATTTCGACGTCTATTTCGACTGGAACCGCAGCTTTGTCTATGTGACGACCGCCGCCTATTTCGCCACCCGGCTCAGCGGCGCGCCGGTCTATGACGCAGGCAATCCGTCGCCCGCGCTGACGGGTGACCAGATGCGGCTGTTGCAGCAACGGCTGACAGCACGGGGCCATGATGTGGGCGGCATCGACGGGATTCTCGGGGCCATGACGCGCAACGCCGTGCAGGCAGAACAGGTCCGCCTCGGCCTTCCGGCAGATGCCTGGCCGACGCTTGATCTATTGAACCGCCTCTAA
- a CDS encoding threonine-phosphate decarboxylase: MNMARDHGGGLDAAIARYGGSRATWLDLSTGINPQPYPLPQFAADSWTALPDKAAFARLHDLARGFWGVPAEAGVLAATGASAIIAALPRVFAQGEVCIPGPTYNEHEAAFRAAGWTIGKVPRQALVAVHPNNPDGAIWRAADFTTPITIIDESFCDVMPERSLVHLASRPNTLVLKSFGKFWGLAGLRLGFAIGDPAVIARLADILGPWQVSGPALTIGAEALADPQWADATRARLAQDADRLDHCLAAKGATLLGGTSLFRLYQVDDAARWQDRLAKGHVWSRVFPYARDWLRLGLPAPDRWAQLEAAL, translated from the coding sequence ATGAATATGGCGCGCGATCATGGCGGCGGGCTTGATGCCGCCATTGCGCGCTATGGCGGCAGCCGGGCGACATGGCTCGATCTGTCCACGGGGATCAACCCGCAGCCATACCCGCTGCCACAATTCGCCGCCGATAGCTGGACCGCGCTGCCCGACAAGGCCGCCTTTGCGCGCCTGCATGATCTGGCGCGCGGCTTTTGGGGCGTGCCTGCAGAGGCGGGTGTTCTTGCGGCAACCGGGGCCTCGGCCATCATCGCGGCCTTGCCACGCGTCTTTGCCCAGGGCGAGGTTTGCATCCCCGGCCCCACCTATAACGAACATGAAGCCGCTTTTCGCGCCGCGGGCTGGACCATTGGCAAGGTGCCGCGCCAGGCGCTGGTGGCCGTACATCCCAACAACCCCGACGGGGCGATCTGGCGCGCGGCCGATTTCACCACCCCGATCACGATCATCGACGAAAGCTTCTGCGACGTGATGCCGGAAAGATCACTGGTCCATCTGGCCAGCCGCCCGAATACGCTTGTGCTGAAAAGCTTTGGCAAATTCTGGGGGCTGGCGGGCCTGCGGCTCGGCTTTGCCATCGGGGATCCTGCCGTGATCGCGCGGCTGGCGGATATCTTGGGTCCGTGGCAAGTGTCCGGCCCCGCGCTGACGATCGGGGCAGAGGCGCTGGCCGATCCACAATGGGCCGATGCGACACGGGCAAGGCTGGCGCAGGATGCGGACAGGCTTGATCATTGCCTGGCGGCCAAGGGTGCCACATTGCTGGGCGGCACATCCCTGTTCCGGCTTTACCAGGTGGATGACGCAGCACGCTGGCAGGACCGGCTGGCAAAAGGCCATGTCTGGTCGCGCGTCTTTCCCTATGCACGCGACTGGCTGCGCCTTGGCCTGCCCGCCCCCGACCGCTGGGCGCAACTCGAGGCCGCATTGTGA
- a CDS encoding DUF1636 family protein, producing the protein MTTWITICDTCKREGWDAAAMAQTDGEALAGLIEAAASGVAGVKTRRVSCLMGCKSGCNVAIQSRDKLNYTLGDFIPDDEAAAGIVAYAQAHAQSATGQVPFRDWPHSIKGHFVTRHPPLPDSE; encoded by the coding sequence ATGACGACTTGGATAACCATTTGCGACACGTGCAAGCGCGAAGGCTGGGATGCGGCCGCGATGGCCCAGACCGACGGCGAAGCGCTGGCAGGGCTGATCGAGGCAGCAGCCTCTGGGGTGGCAGGGGTGAAAACACGCCGGGTGTCGTGCCTGATGGGCTGCAAGTCCGGCTGCAACGTCGCCATTCAATCCCGTGACAAGCTGAATTACACGCTGGGCGATTTTATCCCTGATGACGAGGCCGCAGCAGGCATCGTGGCCTATGCGCAGGCCCATGCCCAAAGTGCGACAGGTCAGGTCCCGTTCCGCGACTGGCCACACAGCATCAAAGGCCATTTCGTCACACGCCACCCGCCCTTGCCCGACAGCGAATGA
- a CDS encoding GNAT family N-acetyltransferase — protein sequence MIIVSITDPHDAQATALLQQSHALMQALFPPEDNFYLSIDDLVASDIHFYTGRIGDTILGTGALRVCDGYGEIKSMFVDETARGKGIADAILRQIEDQARSLSLPLLKLETGNILHAAHRLYARHGFTPCGPFGDYPEIASSVFMEKRL from the coding sequence ATGATCATCGTCAGCATCACAGATCCGCATGATGCGCAGGCCACAGCCCTGCTACAGCAAAGCCATGCGCTGATGCAGGCGCTGTTCCCGCCAGAGGATAATTTCTACCTGTCCATCGACGATCTGGTGGCCAGCGACATCCATTTCTACACCGGCCGTATTGGTGACACGATTCTGGGCACCGGCGCGCTGCGGGTCTGCGACGGCTATGGCGAGATCAAGTCGATGTTCGTGGATGAGACTGCGCGCGGCAAAGGTATCGCTGATGCAATCCTGCGCCAGATCGAGGATCAGGCGCGCAGCCTATCATTGCCGCTACTGAAACTGGAAACCGGCAACATCCTGCATGCAGCACACAGGCTTTACGCAAGGCATGGGTTCACGCCTTGCGGACCGTTCGGCGACTATCCAGAGATCGCCAGTTCGGTTTTCATGGAAAAGCGGCTGTGA
- the smc gene encoding chromosome segregation protein SMC, translated as MRFSKLRLNGFKSFVDPTDLIIADGLTGVVGPNGCGKSNLLEALRWVMGEHRASAMRGGGMEDVIFAGAATRPARNFAEVSLIIDNAERLAPAAFNDADQLEIIRRITRDAGSAYKVGAKDVRARDVQMLFADASTGAHSPALVRQGMISELINAKPKSRRRILEEAAGISGLYQRRHEAELKLKGAETNLTRVDDVIDQLAAQLAQLARQARQAARYREIGESLRRAEGMLLFRRWKEADDALLEATTLLQDRTTAAAQAERAARDATKARQGAEDALPALREEEAIAAAVLQRLQVQRDALQDQEDRARDMIATLRARIDQLTRDIDREAGLNKDAGETIARLEWEAREIAKAGEGHEARLEAAQGAARAAAGVLQEAEAASAQLAEDVARLAARHQSTQRLIDDHRATMAKNEAEAAKSKAASQEAATALAKAEADFAAAGLAEAAALAAADAAEEALAAAEAARAVTQTQESEARAARSEAEGEANALRAEVTALARLVDRDRAEGGQVLDLLSVQKGYEKALGAALADDLRAPAVAGDAPTGWASLPDYAQAQPLPAGVSSLADVVTVPQVLARRIAQIGLVDAADGARLQADLQPGQRLVSLAGDLWRWDGFRSGAEDAPSAAALRLQQLNRLAELQRDLDAAAAKAQQAVAAHDALTHALQDATAADQAARAARRDADRAVADANRAASRAEADRNLSQGRLESLGLALRRIEEEAMGARKSLAEAEQAAAALGDLAAARASVEDVKMTVEAARITMMSRRSASEELRREGDARLRRAQEITKEISGWKHRLETATKRSAELAERKAASEAELAAASAAPEEIAAKRAELADAIDTAEIRRRAAADKLAAAETVLRDAGHAERDAERLASEAREARARAEARADAARETIAYAAERIMEAQEVTPAQLFAALGVPVEDMPPVATVEAEVNALKRQRDALGAVNLRAEEDAKDVQVEHDALVGEKADLLAAIAALRTGIASLNKEGRERLLTAFEQVNDSFGLLFTHLFGGGEAKLVLVESDDPLEAGLEIMCQPPGKKLSTLSLLSGGEQTLTALALIFAVFLANPAPICVLDEVDAPLDDANVTRFCDLLDEMCRRTDTRFLIITHHAVTMSRMDRLFGVTMGEQGVSQLVSVDLKRAAAMVA; from the coding sequence GTGCGTTTCAGCAAACTGCGATTGAATGGCTTCAAAAGCTTTGTCGATCCCACGGATCTGATCATCGCCGATGGTCTGACCGGGGTGGTCGGCCCGAATGGCTGTGGCAAGTCCAACCTGCTGGAAGCCCTGCGCTGGGTGATGGGCGAACATCGCGCCTCGGCCATGCGGGGTGGCGGCATGGAGGATGTGATCTTTGCTGGTGCCGCGACCCGCCCTGCGCGCAATTTTGCCGAAGTTTCGCTGATCATCGACAATGCCGAACGGCTGGCGCCCGCTGCCTTCAACGATGCTGACCAGCTGGAGATCATCCGCCGCATCACCCGCGATGCCGGATCCGCCTATAAGGTCGGTGCCAAGGATGTGCGCGCGCGCGATGTGCAGATGCTGTTTGCCGATGCCTCGACGGGTGCGCATTCGCCCGCCTTGGTCCGGCAGGGCATGATTTCGGAGCTGATCAACGCCAAGCCAAAGTCGCGCCGCCGTATTCTAGAGGAAGCGGCCGGGATTTCCGGCCTGTATCAGCGCCGCCACGAGGCCGAGCTGAAGCTGAAAGGCGCGGAAACCAACCTGACCCGTGTCGATGACGTGATCGACCAATTGGCCGCACAGCTGGCACAATTGGCGCGTCAGGCGCGGCAGGCGGCGCGCTATCGCGAGATCGGTGAAAGCCTGCGCCGCGCCGAAGGCATGTTGCTGTTTCGCCGCTGGAAAGAGGCCGATGATGCCTTGCTGGAGGCCACGACCCTGTTGCAAGACCGCACGACCGCCGCCGCGCAGGCCGAACGTGCCGCGCGCGATGCGACCAAGGCGCGTCAGGGGGCCGAGGATGCTTTGCCCGCCCTGCGCGAGGAAGAGGCGATTGCAGCGGCCGTCTTGCAGCGCCTGCAGGTCCAGCGCGATGCTTTGCAGGATCAAGAAGACCGCGCCCGCGACATGATTGCCACCCTGCGTGCGCGCATCGACCAGCTGACCCGCGATATCGACCGCGAGGCCGGGCTGAACAAGGATGCCGGTGAAACCATCGCCCGGCTGGAATGGGAAGCCCGCGAGATCGCCAAGGCAGGTGAAGGCCACGAGGCCCGGCTGGAGGCCGCACAAGGCGCTGCGCGCGCGGCGGCGGGTGTCTTGCAAGAGGCCGAGGCGGCCTCGGCGCAATTGGCCGAAGATGTCGCCCGTCTGGCTGCGCGCCACCAATCGACGCAGCGCCTGATCGACGACCATCGCGCGACCATGGCCAAGAACGAGGCCGAGGCCGCCAAATCCAAGGCTGCATCACAAGAGGCCGCGACCGCCTTGGCCAAGGCCGAGGCGGATTTTGCCGCCGCTGGTCTGGCCGAAGCCGCAGCCCTTGCCGCCGCCGATGCCGCCGAAGAGGCGTTGGCCGCTGCCGAAGCCGCCCGTGCCGTGACCCAGACGCAGGAAAGCGAGGCCCGCGCCGCCCGCTCCGAGGCCGAAGGCGAGGCGAATGCCCTGCGCGCCGAGGTGACCGCATTGGCGCGTCTGGTGGATCGCGACCGTGCCGAGGGCGGGCAGGTGCTGGATCTTCTGTCGGTGCAAAAAGGCTATGAAAAGGCGCTGGGTGCGGCGCTGGCCGATGATCTGCGCGCCCCTGCGGTGGCGGGGGATGCGCCGACCGGCTGGGCCAGCCTGCCCGATTATGCGCAGGCGCAGCCCTTGCCTGCGGGTGTGTCGTCTTTGGCGGATGTCGTCACCGTGCCGCAGGTGCTGGCCCGCCGCATAGCGCAGATCGGTCTGGTCGATGCTGCCGATGGTGCGCGTTTGCAGGCGGATTTGCAGCCCGGTCAGCGGCTTGTCTCGCTGGCGGGTGATCTGTGGCGCTGGGACGGGTTCCGGTCGGGGGCCGAAGATGCGCCTTCGGCGGCGGCGCTGCGGTTGCAGCAGCTTAACCGGCTGGCCGAATTGCAGCGCGATCTGGATGCCGCGGCCGCCAAGGCGCAGCAGGCGGTGGCGGCGCATGACGCGCTGACCCATGCTTTGCAGGATGCGACTGCTGCCGACCAGGCTGCCCGTGCTGCCCGCCGCGATGCTGATCGTGCCGTGGCCGATGCCAATCGTGCCGCCAGCCGTGCCGAGGCGGATCGCAACCTGTCGCAGGGGCGGCTGGAAAGTCTGGGTCTGGCCCTGCGCCGGATCGAGGAAGAGGCGATGGGCGCGCGCAAATCCTTGGCCGAGGCCGAACAGGCCGCCGCCGCATTGGGCGATCTGGCAGCCGCGCGCGCATCGGTCGAGGATGTCAAGATGACGGTCGAAGCCGCGCGTATCACGATGATGTCGCGCCGGTCCGCATCCGAGGAATTGCGCCGCGAGGGCGACGCCCGCCTGCGCCGCGCGCAAGAGATCACCAAGGAAATCAGCGGCTGGAAACACCGGCTGGAAACCGCAACCAAGCGCAGCGCCGAGCTGGCCGAGCGCAAGGCCGCATCCGAGGCGGAACTGGCCGCAGCCTCTGCCGCACCAGAGGAGATCGCCGCCAAACGCGCCGAACTGGCCGATGCGATCGACACGGCAGAGATCCGCCGCCGTGCCGCGGCCGACAAGCTGGCCGCGGCCGAGACCGTGCTGCGCGATGCAGGCCATGCCGAGCGTGATGCCGAACGTCTGGCGTCAGAGGCGCGCGAGGCCCGCGCCCGTGCCGAGGCCCGCGCTGATGCCGCGCGTGAAACCATCGCCTATGCCGCCGAGCGGATCATGGAAGCGCAAGAGGTCACGCCTGCGCAATTATTCGCGGCTTTGGGCGTGCCGGTAGAAGATATGCCCCCCGTCGCCACGGTCGAGGCCGAGGTCAATGCGCTGAAGCGCCAGCGCGATGCATTGGGGGCGGTCAACCTGCGCGCCGAAGAAGACGCCAAGGATGTGCAGGTCGAACATGACGCGCTGGTGGGCGAAAAGGCCGATTTGCTGGCTGCTATCGCCGCGCTGCGCACCGGGATTGCCAGTCTGAACAAGGAAGGCCGCGAACGCTTGTTGACGGCTTTTGAACAGGTCAATGACAGTTTCGGGCTGCTGTTCACCCATCTCTTTGGCGGGGGCGAGGCCAAACTGGTGCTGGTCGAATCCGATGATCCGCTGGAGGCGGGGTTGGAAATCATGTGCCAGCCGCCCGGCAAGAAGCTGAGCACCTTGTCGTTGCTGTCGGGGGGTGAACAGACGCTGACGGCGCTGGCGCTGATCTTTGCGGTGTTTCTGGCGAATCCCGCGCCGATCTGTGTGCTCGACGAGGTGGATGCGCCGCTGGATGATGCCAATGTCACCCGGTTCTGCGATCTGCTGGACGAGATGTGCCGCCGCACCGATACGCGGTTCCTGATCATCACCCATCATGCCGTCACCATGAGCCGGATGGACCGGCTGTTTGGCGTGACCATGGGCGAACAGGGCGTGTCGCAGCTGGTGTCGGTCGACCTCAAGCGGGCGGCGGCGATGGTGGCCTAA
- the cobW gene encoding cobalamin biosynthesis protein CobW — translation MPAKIPATIVTGFLGSGKTTLIRHMLQNAQGKRIALIINEFGDLGVDGDILKGCGDEVCAKDDIVELSNGCICCTVADDFIPTMEALLARNPAPDHIVIETSGLALPQPLVRAFNWPGISTRVTVDGVVTVVDGRAVQDGQFAHNIAAVDAQRAADDNLDHETPLSELFEDQIACADMIVVNKTDLLTADEADSLAAQLRTDSRDGVQVVKTSMGALPVDVLLGQGIGAEADLESRHEIHHHHHHHDDDADDHDDDHHHDHGHDEFESFIVTRDEVADAAAFAAQVSAAIKANNILRLKGFVAITGKPMRMTLQAVGPRVETYFDQPFGDAPRQTRLVVIGEAGLNQSAITAALQA, via the coding sequence ATGCCCGCCAAAATCCCCGCCACCATCGTCACCGGCTTTCTCGGCTCTGGCAAAACCACGCTGATCCGGCACATGCTGCAAAACGCCCAAGGCAAGCGCATCGCGCTGATCATCAACGAATTCGGTGATCTGGGCGTGGATGGCGACATCCTCAAAGGCTGCGGCGACGAGGTCTGCGCCAAGGATGATATCGTGGAATTGTCCAACGGCTGCATCTGCTGCACCGTCGCCGATGATTTCATCCCCACGATGGAGGCGCTTTTGGCGCGCAATCCCGCCCCCGATCATATCGTGATCGAAACCTCGGGGCTTGCCCTGCCGCAACCCTTGGTGCGCGCCTTCAACTGGCCCGGCATTTCCACCCGCGTCACCGTGGACGGCGTTGTCACCGTCGTCGATGGCCGCGCCGTGCAGGACGGCCAATTCGCCCATAACATCGCCGCCGTCGATGCCCAGCGCGCCGCCGATGACAACCTCGACCATGAAACGCCTTTGTCGGAACTCTTCGAGGACCAGATCGCCTGCGCCGATATGATCGTGGTGAACAAGACCGACCTGCTGACGGCAGACGAGGCCGACAGCCTTGCCGCGCAATTGCGCACCGACAGCCGCGACGGTGTGCAGGTAGTGAAAACCAGCATGGGTGCGCTGCCTGTCGATGTGCTGCTGGGCCAAGGGATCGGGGCAGAGGCTGATCTGGAATCCCGCCACGAAATCCACCACCACCATCACCACCATGATGATGACGCGGATGACCACGACGACGATCACCACCATGACCACGGCCATGACGAGTTTGAATCCTTTATCGTCACCCGTGACGAGGTAGCCGATGCCGCAGCCTTTGCCGCCCAGGTCAGCGCCGCGATCAAGGCCAATAACATCCTGCGCCTGAAAGGTTTCGTCGCAATCACGGGCAAACCGATGCGAATGACACTGCAGGCCGTCGGCCCCCGCGTGGAAACCTATTTCGACCAGCCCTTCGGCGATGCCCCCCGGCAAACCCGGCTTGTCGTGATCGGCGAGGCCGGGCTGAACCAATCCGCCATCACCGCCGCCCTGCAAGCATGA